A genomic region of Planococcus kocurii contains the following coding sequences:
- the dinG gene encoding ATP-dependent DNA helicase DinG, producing the protein MNTQKYVVVDIETTGHSPAKGDRIIQLAMVTIENGEITDTYTKFINPRRTIPLFIQDLTNITEEDVADAMTFEHYAETIYEKMQDAIFVAHNTNFDLPFLQAELKRSGLSKWQGLTMDTVELVRLMYPTAFSFKLQDITSELGIPLESAHRADDDAMATALLFLRAKNDLESLPYDTLAFLHKRSFQLKSDLSRLFFELTQKKRSAQSDDFDRFQGVPLKARTIFEKDRIDSPIPRDWREGLETVFPNFEKRPSQYDMMATIENALNEKKEVVIEASTGMGKTIAYLLPAVNYALDTGKQVLISTYTTHLQDQLVSKEGRMIEAFIGSPVRISLIKGLSHYIDLTRFVELLQSDDESYDETFTIMQVLVWLTATKTGDLNEINVSSGGQFVVDKIRRSHIRKLSKQERKADFYEFALNQARHAHIIVTNHAFLLNQHLSKKTILTNVGAYIWDEAHQVVQAAVSQHEKTFVYTQWKYIFGQIGSFDDKQLASALFETAERIGFSTVPEMLKLESLFLKFTALFDEVSGLIATEFTARFAHSRHKKNSALLSELSLSDSRFTEMLYYLNEWIDLSQLILQKAERLSEKTMKDQLTIADWRYWTEEMMVKAVEFSEIFVFPVIEEVSWIEGDLRSLPTSLSLYKRPFAVASLVDKVVAPAREGKAVIWLSGTMTVPANERFIVNQIGIPQHVPILKFEPPKDFYQGAHVYIVEDMPDIQHVSQHEYIESVADAVIQTVIVTEGRCFVLFTSQDMLRKTVDLIQDTGLLNDYMLFAQGISSGSRMKLLKSFQRFQKSVLFGTNSFWEGVDVPGDALRAVVVVRLPFTSPDEPIFKARSAIITREGINPFLQYALPEAVLRLRQGFGRLIRSKNDKGLFIVLDRRIETKSYGREFISALPKVKVSKVSLEKMVTDIEAWYNKQ; encoded by the coding sequence ATGAACACGCAAAAGTATGTCGTTGTCGATATTGAAACAACGGGCCATTCCCCTGCAAAAGGTGACCGGATCATCCAACTGGCAATGGTAACGATTGAAAACGGTGAAATTACCGATACATATACAAAATTTATTAATCCTAGGCGCACAATTCCGTTATTTATACAGGATTTAACAAATATTACAGAGGAAGATGTAGCAGATGCCATGACGTTTGAGCATTATGCAGAAACCATCTATGAAAAAATGCAAGATGCTATTTTTGTCGCACACAATACCAATTTTGATTTACCCTTTTTGCAAGCCGAGCTAAAACGTAGTGGATTGTCAAAATGGCAAGGATTGACGATGGATACAGTCGAACTAGTCAGACTTATGTACCCGACAGCTTTTAGCTTTAAGCTGCAGGACATTACTTCTGAACTTGGCATTCCACTCGAGAGTGCTCATCGTGCAGACGATGATGCGATGGCAACGGCTTTATTGTTTTTACGTGCAAAAAATGACTTGGAATCGTTGCCTTATGACACGTTGGCATTTCTTCACAAACGTTCTTTCCAGTTAAAGTCCGATTTGTCGAGGCTATTCTTTGAGCTGACACAGAAAAAAAGAAGCGCTCAATCAGATGATTTTGATCGGTTCCAAGGCGTACCATTAAAAGCCAGAACAATATTTGAGAAAGATAGGATCGACAGCCCCATCCCACGCGATTGGCGTGAAGGTCTTGAAACGGTCTTTCCGAATTTTGAAAAGCGACCAAGCCAATATGACATGATGGCGACGATTGAAAATGCGTTAAATGAAAAAAAAGAAGTTGTGATTGAAGCATCCACCGGTATGGGCAAAACAATTGCGTACCTGTTACCAGCTGTCAATTATGCACTCGATACCGGTAAGCAAGTTTTAATTAGCACGTATACGACACATCTACAAGATCAGTTGGTGTCAAAAGAAGGTCGAATGATCGAAGCCTTTATTGGTTCGCCGGTGCGTATTTCTTTAATTAAAGGATTATCTCATTATATCGACTTGACCAGATTTGTTGAATTGCTGCAAAGTGATGACGAATCTTACGATGAAACGTTTACGATTATGCAAGTACTAGTCTGGTTGACAGCCACAAAAACAGGTGACTTAAATGAAATTAACGTATCCAGTGGCGGCCAATTTGTCGTTGATAAAATTCGTCGTTCACATATACGCAAATTGTCAAAGCAAGAAAGAAAAGCTGATTTCTACGAGTTTGCGTTAAATCAGGCCAGACACGCACACATCATTGTCACAAATCATGCATTTTTACTGAATCAGCATTTGAGTAAAAAAACAATTTTGACCAATGTAGGTGCTTATATTTGGGATGAAGCGCATCAAGTGGTCCAAGCGGCAGTGTCGCAGCACGAGAAAACGTTTGTGTACACGCAGTGGAAATATATTTTTGGTCAAATTGGCAGTTTCGACGACAAACAATTAGCGTCAGCCCTTTTTGAAACCGCAGAGCGGATTGGATTTTCAACAGTTCCAGAAATGTTGAAACTAGAGTCACTGTTTTTAAAATTCACAGCCCTTTTCGATGAGGTTTCAGGCTTGATAGCTACTGAATTTACTGCTAGATTTGCCCACAGTCGACACAAAAAGAATTCTGCATTATTGAGTGAACTGTCGCTTTCAGACAGTCGCTTCACAGAAATGTTGTATTATTTAAACGAATGGATCGATTTGTCGCAGCTTATTTTACAAAAAGCGGAACGGTTGTCCGAAAAAACCATGAAAGATCAACTGACGATAGCAGACTGGCGCTATTGGACTGAAGAAATGATGGTTAAAGCAGTGGAGTTTAGTGAAATTTTTGTTTTTCCAGTCATTGAAGAAGTCAGTTGGATTGAAGGGGATTTGAGAAGTTTGCCGACTAGTTTGTCCTTGTACAAGAGACCATTTGCTGTAGCTTCCTTAGTCGACAAAGTAGTGGCTCCTGCGCGTGAAGGCAAAGCTGTTATTTGGTTATCTGGAACGATGACTGTTCCGGCAAATGAACGCTTTATCGTCAATCAAATTGGCATACCTCAGCATGTGCCAATCCTAAAATTCGAACCTCCAAAAGATTTTTATCAAGGCGCACATGTTTATATTGTGGAAGATATGCCCGATATCCAGCATGTTTCTCAGCACGAGTACATCGAATCGGTTGCAGATGCTGTTATTCAAACCGTAATTGTGACAGAAGGTCGCTGTTTTGTCTTGTTTACGTCACAGGATATGCTCCGCAAAACAGTGGATTTAATTCAAGACACCGGCTTACTCAATGATTACATGTTATTTGCGCAAGGAATTTCTTCAGGTAGTCGGATGAAACTATTGAAATCTTTCCAGCGTTTCCAGAAGTCTGTGCTGTTTGGGACGAATAGTTTTTGGGAAGGTGTCGACGTGCCGGGAGATGCACTTCGCGCGGTAGTGGTAGTCCGTTTGCCATTTACGTCTCCAGATGAGCCGATTTTCAAAGCGCGTTCTGCGATTATCACGCGTGAAGGCATCAATCCATTTTTACAATATGCTTTGCCGGAGGCGGTACTTCGTTTACGGCAGGGCTTCGGTAGATTGATTCGTTCAAAAAATGACAAAGGTTTGTTTATTGTGCTCGACCGAAGAATTGAGACGAAATCCTATGGTCGTGAATTTATAAGTGCATTGCCAAAAGTCAAAGTATCCAAAGTGTCTTTAGAAAAGATGGTAACCGATATTGAAGCTTGGTATAATAAGCAATGA
- a CDS encoding YpmA family protein: protein MESKIEVISTVELTYQADLYKVVDALNRTLKDRNLMFGLALDKENNDKAIFTIYKT, encoded by the coding sequence ATGGAATCAAAAATTGAAGTAATCTCCACAGTGGAACTTACGTATCAAGCAGATTTATATAAAGTGGTAGACGCCTTGAACCGAACGTTAAAAGACAGGAACTTAATGTTCGGACTAGCGCTCGACAAAGAAAATAATGACAAAGCAATTTTTACAATATATAAAACATAG
- a CDS encoding DUF5590 domain-containing protein, with product MRQWITFILGFLSFLAVAIIILVLFLGNKPYSETEQLAIDRAKSEQLIEDVERAYVYTNTEASVTVLGTNSKGELTAVFVPKDGGKMQAALLKDEITAQQAREIVVDEMAVKKILHTKLGMEKDGPVWEVAFLDEKDSLNYVYLSASDGTWWKRILNL from the coding sequence ATGAGACAATGGATTACATTCATACTCGGTTTTCTTTCTTTTTTGGCAGTTGCCATCATCATTCTTGTTTTATTTCTTGGCAATAAGCCGTATTCAGAAACAGAGCAACTAGCCATTGATCGCGCAAAAAGCGAGCAATTGATTGAAGATGTGGAGCGTGCTTACGTCTATACGAATACTGAAGCATCCGTCACCGTACTTGGCACAAACAGTAAGGGTGAATTAACCGCTGTATTTGTTCCAAAAGACGGAGGTAAAATGCAGGCAGCTCTTCTTAAAGACGAAATTACTGCTCAGCAAGCACGTGAAATTGTCGTGGATGAAATGGCTGTCAAAAAAATATTGCACACTAAGCTAGGAATGGAAAAAGATGGACCGGTATGGGAAGTTGCTTTTTTAGATGAAAAAGACAGTTTAAACTATGTCTATTTGTCAGCAAGTGATGGGACTTGGTGGAAACGCATATTGAATTTGTGA
- a CDS encoding pyridoxal phosphate-dependent aminotransferase has translation MKKLINLANRVQTLTPSTTLAITAKANELKAQGVDVIGLGAGEPDYNTPANILEAAYQSMLAGKTKYTPAGGLPALKEAIIHKLQRDQGLSYCQKEVMVGIGAKHVLYTLFQVLLNKGDEVIIPIPYWVSYPEQVKLAQGVPVYIEATASQEYKISPQQLREAITERTKAIILNTPSNPTGMIYSKEELTALAEVCREFDILIVSDEIYEKLVYGDIVHTSIATLSEDAKNRTVVINGVSKSHSMTGWRIGYAAGDAKLIKAMTDLASHSTSNPVTTSQYAAIEAYNGPQDAVEEMRQAFEGRLNAIYPKLQAIPGFTVLRPQGAFYLLPDVSEAAKKTGYSSVDDFVTALLTEANVAVIPGSGFGAHATIRLSYATSLETLTEAVERIHQFVTSKWKD, from the coding sequence CTGAAAAAATTGATCAACTTAGCGAATCGTGTACAAACGTTAACACCTTCAACAACTTTGGCAATTACTGCAAAAGCAAATGAATTAAAAGCACAAGGAGTCGATGTCATTGGACTTGGCGCCGGCGAACCGGATTACAATACACCCGCAAATATTCTTGAAGCTGCTTATCAGTCTATGCTAGCTGGAAAAACAAAATACACGCCAGCAGGCGGACTTCCGGCGCTTAAAGAAGCCATCATCCATAAATTGCAAAGAGATCAAGGGTTGAGCTACTGTCAAAAAGAAGTGATGGTTGGCATTGGTGCAAAGCACGTGCTTTATACATTGTTTCAAGTTCTGCTGAACAAAGGCGATGAAGTGATTATTCCGATTCCGTATTGGGTTAGCTATCCTGAGCAAGTCAAGTTGGCACAGGGCGTTCCGGTGTACATAGAGGCGACAGCTAGTCAGGAATACAAAATTTCACCACAGCAGTTACGAGAAGCGATCACAGAACGGACAAAGGCGATCATACTTAATACACCAAGCAATCCGACAGGAATGATTTATTCTAAAGAAGAATTAACAGCGTTAGCGGAAGTTTGCCGTGAATTTGATATTTTAATCGTTTCAGATGAAATCTATGAAAAATTAGTTTACGGAGATATCGTTCACACATCTATCGCGACTCTTTCAGAAGATGCAAAAAATCGCACCGTAGTAATCAACGGCGTATCGAAATCGCATTCGATGACGGGATGGCGAATCGGTTATGCAGCGGGTGACGCTAAATTGATCAAAGCAATGACAGATTTGGCGAGTCATTCTACATCAAACCCAGTAACAACTTCGCAATATGCGGCCATTGAAGCTTATAATGGACCACAAGATGCAGTAGAGGAAATGCGCCAGGCTTTTGAAGGGCGTTTAAATGCGATTTATCCGAAACTACAGGCAATTCCAGGGTTTACAGTATTGCGACCTCAAGGTGCTTTTTATCTGTTGCCAGACGTTTCAGAAGCGGCTAAAAAAACGGGCTATTCGTCAGTTGATGATTTTGTAACGGCGTTATTGACAGAAGCGAACGTGGCGGTTATTCCAGGATCTGGATTTGGCGCGCATGCAACGATTCGCTTGTCCTACGCCACGTCACTCGAAACTTTGACAGAAGCGGTAGAGCGGATTCATCAATTCGTAACATCAAAATGGAAAGACTAA
- the asnS gene encoding asparagine--tRNA ligase, which translates to MKKITIAEMAKYNGQTVKLGAWIANKRSSGKIAFLQLRDGSGFVQGVVVKAEVGDELFATAKALTQETSVYVTGEVKEDTRSAFGYELAVTDVEVIHEAKDFPITPKEHGTEFLMDNRHLWLRSRRQHAIMKIRNEIIRATYEFFNDNGFVKVDPPILTGSSPEGTSELFATKYFDEDAYLSQSGQLYMEAAAMALGKVFSFGPTFRAEKSKTRRHLIEFWMIEPEMAFIEHAESLEVQEQYVSHIVQAVLTNCKLELERLERDVSKLEKIKAPFPRVSYDDAIKWLNDNGFDDIKWGEDFGAPHETALAESYDMPIFITHYPIGIKPFYMQPHPERDDVVLCADMIAPEGYGEIIGGSERIHDYELMKQRIKEHNLDEEAYAWYLDLSKYGAVPHSGFGLGLERTVAWISGVEHIRESIPFPRLLNRLYP; encoded by the coding sequence ATGAAAAAAATTACGATTGCCGAAATGGCTAAATATAACGGACAAACAGTTAAATTAGGAGCTTGGATCGCTAACAAACGTTCAAGTGGTAAAATTGCATTTTTACAGTTGCGTGACGGATCAGGATTCGTACAAGGCGTGGTTGTAAAAGCTGAAGTAGGCGATGAGCTATTCGCTACAGCGAAAGCGTTGACGCAAGAAACGTCTGTTTATGTTACTGGTGAAGTAAAAGAAGATACGCGCTCTGCCTTTGGTTATGAGCTAGCTGTTACAGACGTTGAAGTTATCCATGAAGCGAAAGATTTCCCGATTACACCAAAAGAACATGGTACAGAATTTTTAATGGATAACCGTCATTTGTGGTTGCGTTCACGTAGACAGCACGCAATTATGAAAATCCGCAACGAAATTATTCGTGCGACCTATGAATTTTTTAATGACAATGGCTTTGTCAAAGTAGATCCCCCAATTTTGACTGGCTCATCTCCAGAAGGAACGTCTGAATTATTTGCTACTAAATATTTTGACGAAGATGCGTATTTATCGCAGTCTGGCCAGTTGTATATGGAAGCAGCAGCGATGGCACTTGGAAAAGTATTCTCGTTTGGACCAACTTTCCGGGCAGAAAAATCGAAGACGCGTCGTCACTTAATCGAGTTTTGGATGATCGAACCGGAAATGGCATTTATAGAGCATGCAGAGAGCCTTGAAGTACAAGAGCAATATGTTTCTCATATCGTACAAGCGGTATTGACCAACTGCAAATTGGAATTGGAGCGTCTTGAAAGAGACGTATCGAAACTTGAAAAAATAAAAGCACCATTCCCGCGCGTTTCTTACGACGATGCGATTAAATGGCTAAATGATAATGGCTTTGATGACATCAAATGGGGCGAAGATTTTGGAGCGCCACATGAAACGGCGTTAGCAGAAAGCTATGATATGCCAATATTCATCACGCATTACCCAATCGGCATTAAGCCATTCTACATGCAGCCGCATCCAGAACGTGACGATGTAGTGTTATGTGCAGATATGATTGCGCCAGAAGGCTATGGAGAAATTATTGGAGGATCAGAACGGATCCATGACTACGAGCTAATGAAGCAACGGATTAAAGAGCATAATTTAGATGAAGAAGCTTATGCTTGGTATTTGGATTTAAGCAAATACGGAGCGGTTCCGCATTCTGGATTTGGCTTAGGTCTTGAACGGACAGTAGCTTGGATTAGCGGCGTTGAACACATTAGAGAATCTATTCCGTTCCCTCGTCTTCTAAACCGGTTATACCCATAA
- a CDS encoding DnaD domain-containing protein yields MKQPNRLQTWIEQGNVTISQLFFQFYKELKITDEEAMLLMHIQAFQQLGNPFPTPDEIGARMMTSQKSVTTMLQKLMQQGYLAIQQTTESDVLTEVISLQPLWDRLLDCVYKVQHEIKENTQKELEGEIFQLFEQEFGRFLSPMEIETISMWMDHDGHTPDVIRMALKEAVISQKISLRYVDRILFEWKKKNIKTSSQVTKHASSFREKNIRIQPTENVVKKVQFYNWLEDRS; encoded by the coding sequence ATGAAACAACCTAATCGACTACAAACGTGGATTGAGCAGGGGAATGTTACCATTTCCCAGCTTTTTTTTCAGTTTTATAAAGAACTGAAGATTACAGATGAAGAAGCTATGTTGCTTATGCATATACAAGCATTTCAGCAACTTGGAAACCCATTTCCAACACCAGATGAAATCGGTGCGCGCATGATGACTTCTCAAAAAAGTGTAACGACGATGCTACAAAAATTGATGCAACAAGGCTATTTAGCCATTCAACAAACGACGGAAAGCGATGTGTTAACAGAAGTCATTTCGTTGCAGCCTTTATGGGATCGGTTACTAGACTGTGTCTATAAAGTACAGCATGAAATCAAAGAAAATACGCAAAAAGAGCTAGAAGGAGAAATTTTCCAACTGTTTGAACAAGAATTTGGTCGTTTCTTATCACCGATGGAAATTGAAACCATCTCTATGTGGATGGATCATGATGGTCATACACCAGACGTAATCCGTATGGCGCTAAAAGAAGCGGTTATTTCACAAAAAATCAGTTTGCGTTATGTCGACCGTATTTTGTTCGAGTGGAAAAAGAAAAATATCAAAACTTCTTCTCAAGTTACGAAGCACGCAAGTTCTTTCAGGGAGAAAAATATCCGGATTCAGCCGACAGAGAACGTTGTGAAAAAAGTTCAGTTTTACAATTGGCTGGAAGACCGCAGTTAG
- the nth gene encoding endonuclease III: MMSKKEWLACLEEMDLMFPGAHCELVHRNPFDLLIATLLSAQCTDKLVNRVTATLFQKYHVPKDYVSVSLEELQQDIRSIGLFRNKAKNIQALSEILIADYDSIVPADRDLLMTLPGVGRKTANVVVSVAFGIPALAVDTHVERVAKRLGLNRWKDNPLQVEETIMKKTPADDWSKTHHQIIFFGRYHCKSQNPGCPICPLFDRCREGQKRQKKGLVKREIVTEIN; this comes from the coding sequence ATGATGTCAAAAAAAGAATGGCTAGCCTGTCTAGAAGAAATGGACCTTATGTTTCCAGGGGCACATTGTGAATTGGTGCACCGCAATCCTTTTGATTTATTGATTGCGACACTGTTATCTGCACAATGTACAGACAAGCTAGTAAACCGTGTGACTGCTACTTTATTTCAGAAATACCACGTACCAAAAGATTATGTTTCGGTTTCTTTGGAGGAACTGCAACAAGATATTCGTTCAATTGGGTTGTTTCGCAATAAAGCTAAAAATATACAAGCACTTAGTGAAATTTTGATCGCCGATTATGATAGCATCGTACCGGCTGATCGAGACCTGCTGATGACACTTCCGGGAGTCGGACGGAAAACAGCAAACGTCGTTGTTTCTGTAGCGTTTGGTATTCCAGCTTTAGCAGTAGATACGCACGTTGAACGGGTTGCCAAACGCCTGGGATTAAACCGTTGGAAAGACAATCCGCTTCAGGTAGAAGAAACCATTATGAAAAAAACACCTGCAGACGATTGGTCTAAAACACATCATCAAATTATTTTCTTTGGTCGGTATCACTGCAAATCACAAAATCCAGGATGTCCTATTTGTCCACTTTTTGACCGTTGCCGTGAAGGCCAAAAACGCCAAAAAAAAGGACTTGTTAAACGTGAAATCGTCACAGAAATTAACTAA
- a CDS encoding YpoC family protein: MKSSQKLTKEQLAPYFLEWLRITTELANLHEQRSKQTKVTIQEGLELYQRLLSHCRDALQDDGFEPLNGSERLTFIKTSSGTYAAYRQLDELFTELKKILARKRIELKRLND; encoded by the coding sequence GTGAAATCGTCACAGAAATTAACTAAAGAGCAGCTGGCACCGTATTTTTTGGAATGGCTCCGAATCACGACGGAACTGGCCAATTTGCATGAGCAGCGCAGTAAGCAGACTAAAGTCACCATCCAAGAAGGTCTTGAATTGTATCAGCGTCTACTATCTCACTGTCGCGATGCTTTACAGGATGATGGGTTTGAGCCGTTAAACGGTTCGGAACGCCTGACCTTTATCAAGACGTCTTCTGGAACGTATGCGGCTTATCGTCAATTGGATGAACTGTTTACTGAACTGAAGAAGATATTGGCAAGAAAACGGATTGAACTAAAACGCTTGAATGACTAA
- a CDS encoding penicillin-binding protein 1A, which produces MSDKQISREERRKAIERQKKTNNKKKKKSPAITWIKRILLAIVVIGLAGLVFGASLFAFYASSAPELDEELLRDPISPTFYAADGETEIPYITAENREYVNYEDIPKTMEAAILATEDNRFYKHSGIDVIRLGGAVIANITGGFGSQGASTITQQVIKNSFLTNDKTLKRKAQEAYLAYKLEQEYEKEEIFEMYFNKILMSGNIYGFGTAAETFYGKPLNELTLAESALLAGMPQSPNGYNPFKNPERAEERRNVVLSLMEQHGKITTEEKEQAQTAVLADSLVPEDQRQPQTANTEYTAFMEMVEDELEALEGDYSLGDGLTIYTTLEPYVQTKVNETMASDLFFDDKVQSAMTVVDTKTGGISAVGAAREYSGDVRHNFAIAKDRQVGSTIKPVLDYGPAIEYLDWSTGQTIVDEPSSYEDGQEIRNVDGQFLGTMTIREALYRSRNIPAIKTLQEVGTEDAGKFMKNVGLEMDNIFESSALGSAEFSTVEMAGAFAAFGNDGSFIKPHTIKKIVFRDGSTEQVVAPEPVQAMKDSTAYMVTDMLRDVVDLNVPGSTGKEVAINGLDMAGKTGTTNYSAKELGEYGLDSSSAPDVWFAGYTTDYSISVWSGYPSKKTPIDTASNERLLSQRLFKNVMSQISSPETARFEQPDSVTEQVVEIGSDPLKLASAFTPYNLRSSELFARGTEPNSVSQRYVVEDLDTPTRLRAKVKDQSAELSWNYGDDDVSFEVSVEVNGSRSVLSTSSSQSYTFNGLEEGKSYTFSVVAVNSTQRSDPASTVVEVAAAPEEPEEEPVEEPVEEEPVEEEPVEEEPVEEEPVEEEPAEEEPVEEEEPAVEEDPIDVPEDPTEEEESEKPAANNSENNNATNGNDNNKDQDKDKDKDKDKDKDKDDSN; this is translated from the coding sequence TTGAGTGATAAACAAATTTCGCGTGAAGAACGCCGAAAAGCAATCGAACGCCAAAAAAAGACCAATAACAAAAAGAAAAAGAAATCTCCCGCAATAACATGGATAAAGCGTATTCTACTGGCGATCGTTGTCATAGGATTAGCAGGACTTGTGTTCGGCGCCTCTCTCTTTGCGTTCTACGCAAGCAGCGCACCTGAACTTGATGAAGAATTATTGCGTGATCCTATTAGCCCGACATTCTATGCAGCCGATGGCGAAACAGAAATCCCTTATATTACTGCTGAAAACCGTGAATATGTCAATTATGAAGACATTCCAAAAACGATGGAAGCTGCTATTTTAGCAACTGAAGACAATCGCTTCTATAAACATTCGGGAATTGATGTCATTCGCCTGGGTGGTGCAGTCATCGCCAACATCACTGGTGGTTTCGGCTCACAGGGAGCTAGTACCATCACTCAACAAGTTATTAAAAACTCTTTTTTAACGAATGACAAAACCTTGAAACGAAAAGCACAAGAAGCATATCTTGCTTATAAACTAGAGCAAGAATATGAAAAAGAAGAGATATTTGAGATGTATTTCAACAAAATTCTGATGTCTGGTAATATTTACGGTTTTGGCACAGCTGCTGAAACGTTTTACGGCAAACCCCTTAACGAGTTAACACTTGCTGAATCTGCGTTACTTGCAGGAATGCCGCAAAGTCCGAATGGTTACAACCCATTCAAAAATCCTGAACGTGCTGAAGAACGACGGAATGTCGTTTTAAGCCTAATGGAACAGCACGGGAAAATTACCACAGAAGAAAAAGAACAAGCTCAAACGGCAGTTCTGGCAGACTCATTGGTCCCTGAAGATCAACGCCAGCCTCAAACGGCAAACACTGAATATACGGCCTTTATGGAAATGGTCGAGGATGAACTCGAAGCATTAGAAGGCGATTATTCACTTGGTGATGGATTGACAATTTACACCACTTTAGAACCTTACGTTCAAACTAAAGTAAACGAAACAATGGCATCTGATTTGTTTTTCGATGATAAAGTTCAATCTGCTATGACGGTCGTAGATACCAAAACAGGTGGTATCAGCGCGGTCGGCGCAGCACGTGAATACTCAGGCGATGTGCGACATAATTTCGCGATTGCGAAAGACCGTCAAGTCGGATCTACTATTAAACCAGTATTGGATTACGGTCCTGCTATCGAATACTTGGACTGGTCTACTGGCCAAACAATTGTAGATGAACCTTCTTCTTATGAAGATGGTCAAGAAATCCGCAATGTTGATGGTCAATTTCTTGGAACTATGACTATCCGCGAAGCACTTTACCGTTCGCGTAATATCCCTGCTATTAAAACGCTACAAGAAGTCGGAACAGAAGATGCTGGAAAATTCATGAAAAATGTAGGACTTGAAATGGATAATATTTTTGAGTCTTCTGCACTGGGTTCAGCTGAATTTTCAACAGTAGAAATGGCAGGAGCGTTTGCTGCCTTTGGTAATGATGGTTCTTTTATTAAGCCTCATACGATTAAGAAAATTGTATTCCGTGACGGCTCAACCGAACAAGTCGTTGCACCCGAACCGGTACAAGCCATGAAAGACAGTACTGCATACATGGTAACGGATATGCTTAGAGATGTTGTCGATTTGAATGTGCCGGGCTCTACCGGTAAAGAAGTGGCGATTAACGGTCTGGACATGGCCGGTAAAACTGGAACAACTAACTATTCTGCTAAAGAACTTGGAGAGTACGGTTTAGACTCTAGTTCGGCACCAGATGTTTGGTTTGCAGGCTATACGACAGACTACTCCATTTCTGTTTGGAGCGGCTATCCTTCAAAGAAAACACCTATCGATACCGCATCAAATGAACGACTATTATCTCAACGTTTATTCAAAAATGTAATGTCACAAATTTCATCACCTGAAACAGCTCGTTTTGAACAGCCGGATTCGGTTACAGAACAAGTCGTTGAAATAGGCTCGGATCCATTAAAATTGGCCAGTGCTTTTACACCGTATAACTTAAGAAGTTCTGAACTGTTTGCACGTGGTACGGAACCAAATTCAGTATCACAACGCTATGTCGTGGAAGATTTAGATACCCCCACTCGATTACGCGCTAAAGTCAAAGATCAATCAGCTGAACTGTCTTGGAATTACGGAGATGACGATGTATCATTTGAAGTGTCCGTTGAAGTTAATGGTTCTCGCTCAGTTCTTAGCACCTCATCAAGCCAGTCTTATACATTTAATGGCCTTGAAGAAGGGAAAAGCTATACCTTTAGCGTTGTAGCCGTTAACAGCACGCAACGAAGCGATCCTGCATCGACTGTAGTTGAAGTTGCTGCTGCACCTGAAGAACCTGAAGAAGAGCCAGTCGAAGAACCGGTTGAAGAAGAGCCAGTTGAGGAAGAACCGGTTGAAGAAGAACCGGTCGAAGAAGAACCAGTCGAGGAAGAACCCGCTGAAGAAGAACCAGTCGAGGAAGAGGAACCAGCCGTTGAAGAAGATCCAATTGATGTTCCAGAAGATCCGACTGAAGAAGAAGAAAGCGAAAAACCGGCTGCCAATAATAGTGAAAACAACAATGCTACTAATGGCAATGACAATAATAAAGACCAAGATAAAGATAAAGATAAAGATAAAGATAAAGATAAAGATAAAGACGACTCCAACTAA